The Moorena producens PAL-8-15-08-1 genomic interval TTTAACCATCTGGTTTGGGGTTAATTTACCGATGATTGCCCATGGCTCAAATTCACCACTAAACTATAGTAATGATTGTCCCAGTGTAGTAAAGCAAACAGGACAAATTTTTTCTTATGGGAGAAAAGAAAACCACAAATTTGTCTCATCACCAGTAATTCCAACTACCCTGATCGCCCATCGTGGTAGCGGACGTCTGTCTCTTGTGTGAGAGTCAACTGACTGGATTCAGTGTGAGGGCATATCTGGCTGCATTTCAATCCCACTGTTGGGTACGAGTAGCGGGCTACAGTGGGAAAGTGCTAATTCAATATAGTGTACTTGTAGTTGGCTTATTATTTTATATAATATATTGGAAAAGACATGATTAGGGTGCCTCTTAATTCGTCAATTTTCTGCCAAGCAACCTCAGCTCGCTTTCTTCGATGACAGTGAGATTGTTCTAGTGTGGAAAAATGAAACTAAATAAGCTTGATAACCAACGGAAGTAGATGTGATTGCCCCTAAGATGATCAACCAATCCGATCTGATCAAAACCCTAAGCCCCAGTGCAATGGATCAGATCATGCTATACCTGGCTTTCAGCGCCCTGCGGACGAGTGGACACCGACATGGGGCGTTTTTAGATGCAGCAGCAACCGCTGCCAAATGTGCCATTTACATGACCTATCTGGAGCAAGATGGCAATATCCGCATGACTGGGCATTTGCATCACATTGAGCCAAAGCGGGTAAAGGTCATTGTTGAGGAAGTTCGACAAGCGTTAACAGAAGGGAAACTGCTCAAGATGTTGGGGTCTCAGGAACCTCGCTATCTGATTCAGTTTCCCTATGTCTGGATGGAACACTATCCCTGGCAACCAGGGCAATCTCGTATCAATGGCACCAGCCTTGACCTGGAAGAAAAGCGCAATCTTGAGATCAAGCTGCCAGATCACCTGCCGGATGCCCAGATCATCAATTCCTTACAATTCTTTGAATTAATAGAATTTCTCCACCGGAGATCCCAAGAAGACTTACCACCAAAGCGACGTCTGCCCTTGAGTGAAGCTCTAGCTGAACACATCAAGCGTCGCTTAACCTATTCAGGAACTGTCACCAGAATCGATCACACCGGTGGCTTACCCTACTACGCTCTAACCAGTTCATATTACTCACCAGTAGATGACAAAGCCCGCACCTACACCATGATTGACGAAACAGCGCGATACTTCCGGTTAATGAGAAACTGGGCAGAGCGTCAGCCGCAAGTCATGCGAGGGTTGGAGGAACTAGATATCCCGCCAGAGAAAATCAATCAGGCCATGGAAGAGTTAGATGAAATTATCCGCCAGTGGGCAGATAGGTATCACCGTGATGATGGTGAACCAATGGTTCTACAGATGGTCTTTGGACCACTATCTGAATAAAGTATGAAGTATGAATTATGAATTATGAATTATCAAGTGGGAAGTGGGAAGTGAGAAGTCTAACGCTATCTTAATTTATTGGTTGCTTAGCAACTTGTATGTTTTCATCCTTTATCCTTTATCCTTCAAAATTAACACTTCATCCTTCATCCTTCAAAATTAACACTTCATACTTCATGCTTCATGCTTCATGCTTCATACCTGGCTGATCCACTGCCATGCTAGAGCTAGCAGCACAACAGCGATCGCACCAATCATCGTATTAATAATATTCACGACTTCATTGGTCAGCCATTCCAATTTCGATTGTAGTGTCGCACCAATCACACTCTCCAGATTGGTGGCGATGAAGGCAGCAATAACACAAAAAAATACTCCTGTCAAGTTAACCAAACCAACGCCCCAACCCACAAATGCGATCGCAGCTGATGCAATTGCTCCAGCTAGGGTTCCCTCCAGACTTACAGCTCCTTCTGTTCCCCGAGCTACTGGCTGTAAAGTAGTAATCAGGAAAGTCCGTTTGCCGTAAGCCTTACCCACCTCACTGGCAGTGGTATCGGACAGCTTAGTAGCAAAACTAGCGACATAACCTAGTAACAATAACTGCTGATAAGGAGCATCAAGTAGTAGTGTACCCAAGGCACAAATCGCTCCAGTCAGTGCTGAACCCCAAACATTCTCTGGTCCCCTAGCACCGGAACGTTTTTCCGCAATTCCTGCCGCTTCCTTTTGTGCCATACCAATGCGCGTGACACCAGACCCTACCAAAAAGTAAAATCCGACTACTGTGTAACCCGGCCAGTTCAGAGTACCCCAAATCAGTACCCCTAATATCCAAGCGTGGACGATCCCAGCAGGGGTGAGTAACTTTTTGGGAGCAATCCATACCATGGCTAGGAAAACTGTGTTTACTCCAACAGCAACTAGCCAAGGATTTAAAGAAAGACTATCATAAAGCATAGCAAAATAGTTATATTGGTAATTGGTAATTGATAATTGCTCTATCAATTATCAAATTTCTGAGGTACATTACTGGGTGTTAGGGAGTAGGGATTAGCAATTTATCAAGCTGTTAGGTAGGTAGTGCCAAACAAATATGTGTACCTCATAATTATGAGAATTGATAGAAGTGGTAAGTGGTAATTGGTAAGTGGTAATTGGTAATTGTGATTGTTTCTGACCCATTACCCCACTACTCATTGCCTATTCCCCATTCCCCATTATCCAAAAAACCAATCACAAAGCACACTACTGAAGCAACCGGATACCAGATTACCTCAGATTATCCTTAAATAAAGGGCTCTATCGAACTTGCTATGTAAAACTTTTAAAAAATAATTAGTCTAATCCTTATGGGGTAAGAGTTTTAGTTTTTGATAGAATGATTTTTTATAAATAGACTTCCCAATCAGATTTAGTGGTAAATAAGCGCGTTTTTCTGCATACTAGGTTCGGTAGAGCCAAATAAAGTTGAATTTATTCAAAACCTTGGTCAAAAGGCCATGGGTTCGCTCTTCAGCGGGACTCTGGCCTACGGCCGACCCTACGCGAACGTCCATGGCGTTCAACCTACCCTAAAAGAGATTCCTTGGCAAAAAAAACCTTCAACCTTCAACCTTCAAAACCTTCAACCTTCAACCTTCAAAACCTTCAAAACCTTCAACCTTCAACCTTCAAAACCTTCAAAACCTTCAACCTTCAACCTTGGCCTATTGGCCACGGAATCGCGTTCAACCTTCAAAGCAAAACTTATGAAACCAGTCCTATTTCATCTCGCATTTCCCGTTACCGACATTGAGCAAACTAAAGTTTACTACGGTGATGGACTTGGCTGCGAAATCGGTAGAGAATCTCGCCATGCGGTAATTCTAAATTTATACGGTCATCAACTCGTGGCTCACCTAACCAAAGAACCCCTGACACCTCAGGGGGGTATTTATCCTCGACATTTCGGGTTAGTTTTTACATCCCTGGCTGATTGGGAAGCCTTACTGTCGAATGCTCAACAAAAACAATTACCCTTCTACGAGCAACCCAAGACCCGCTTTCCTGGTCAACTGACAGAGCATCGCACCTTCTTCCTCCAAGATCCATTCTATAACTTAATGGAGTTTAAGTTCTACTCTGATAGTTCAGCAATTTTTGGTGGACGTGAGTTGGCACAAATTGGCGATCGCATTTAAGCCAAATCCTTTTGAGGAATTCTAAAACGGGAAACACACCCAAGAAGGCTTGATCAACACGAAGGTTGAGAAACATAGAAAAACCCCTTACTGAGTAAGGGGTTTTTTCGGCTCAGCTCACTGGAACTACTGATACCAATTCCGCTGTTTTGGGGTGCTAGTTCTGATGTTCAATCAGCTCAAGTTATGACCCTGTGGAGTATAGCTTAGATAAGGTTGGGGTTGAAGCCAGCCTCGGGTGGCTGGTCAATGACCATTGCATCCCTTAATTCAGAGCCATTCAAGTGCCAAAAAGCAATAGTATTACTGTTGTTCCAGACGATATCATATTTGCCGTCATTATCTACGTCTGCAACACCCTGAATACTCCATCCAGTTGAGCTTAGTATTCCTAAAGGCTCACCATCCCGTGTGATGATGTCACCTTTGACTAGTTTCTTATCAGACATCTGCCATGTGGCAATCTGTCCAGTCTCCGAGTGGTACCACAGAATCTGCTCTTGGCCATCGTCGGTGAAGTCCGCCACACCTTCGATTTGCCATCCAGTTGATGATGGAGCTAGTACAGGCTCATCGTCTCGTGTGACCACTGCAGCATCGACTAGTTCGTTGCCATCTATCTGCCATATGCCTACCTGTCCAGTATTCTGGTTGCGCCAGAGAATCTGATGTTGATCCCCACCACTGAAGTTCCCCGAACCCTCGATTTGCCATCCAGTGTCTTGGGTGATCAGTAAAGCCTGACCATCCCGTTCAATGATCCCCTGATTTACCAGCTTGTCAGCATCTATTGTCAAGATAGCAAGCTCTCCAGTATCTGGCTTGTAGGCGAGAATATCATCTTTGAGATCACCGTTAAAGTCAGCAAACTCTGTGAGTTCCCATTCCAAGGGGTTGACCTCACCGGCATCAAGCACCATTTCCTTGATCTCTTCACCTTGCCCTTGCCAGTATTGAATCGCTCCGGTTACTTTGTTAAGCCAGAATACATCATCCATTTCACCGTCGCCATCAAAGTCTCCAGTACCTTGGATTTCCAAATTGAGATCGGTTTCCGCAGGAAGGCTAACTGTATTTACCTGGTGAGTATCATCTATCTTCCACAGGATATTATTTCCTGTCAGTGGATTACGCCAGACAAACCTGGTACTTTTGTCAGGAACTGACGAGATGTCATCAGCAATGGTAATCTGAGCAAAGGTTTTGCCAACTAAGTTATAATCTTCGCTGGTGTTTAAGACCAGGTTAACAGTTTCATCACCTTCATCGATTCGGGAGTCGATTTCTGGAGTAATTTTCAGCTCAACGGAGGACTCACCAGCGGCAATAGTGACTGACCCATTGAGGGTTTCACTGTAGTCATCTGCGGTAGCAGTGCTACCAAAGGTCATGTAACTGACAGTGAGTTCTTCACTCGTGTCTCCAGAACGAGTGATGGTGATACTGCCTGGGTCTTGGTCTTTTTCCGCTGCCTCAAGGTCACTAGCAGTGATCGTGACAATGGGGATGTCATTATCAAAAATACTAGCAGTGACTAACCCAACATCCCCCAGGGGATAGTTTACACTGTCCTCGGATTTGGTAATCTCGTGGCTGATGGTACTTTCGTGATCCCCTTCAACCTCTTGATCATCCAGCCCTCGCACTGTGATAGTTTGAAGTTTTGCCTCATTGAAGGTAAGCACTTGCTCTGAAGCAAAGGTAGTTCCATCTAAACTGATTTCAGTTTGATCATCAGCTTTGATAGTAATTTCTACTTCACCGGTGGGAGTCTTAGTTAACGCAACAGTGTAGATACCAGTACCACCCTCAAATAGTATCGGGCTCTCACTGATAATAATCTCTGGGGTTGTGGTAACACTCTCATTATCAGTGATGGTAATCTCTGTAGATGGGATATTGAGAGTATCAGGATATTTGACCTCATCCCCGGTGTTGGTAATGGTATAACTGATCGTGGTATTATGGTCACCTTCGAGGAAATTGTCATCCACCGCCATTACCGTAATGGTTTTGGGGGTGAGATCGCTCAGGCTCACCATCACTTCGTTCTCGAAGCTCTGCCCATCGAGACTGATTTCACTGTCCTCATCCGCCATAATCTTGATTTCTACTGGTCCGGCTGGAACAGTGTCAAGAGCAATGGTATAAGTGCCAGGCTCTCCCCCTTCCGTGAGACCAGAAATCTCGCTGATCAGAACTTGACCAGCAGCATCTGCATCATTATCAGTAATCTGGATCTCGGTGGATGGGATCTCGAGATCCAATGGATATCTCTCGGAATCCTCAGTGTTGGTAATCTCGTAGCTGATTGTGCTGCTGTGGTCACCTTCCGGTACATCGTCATCCACTGCCTTGACCTTAATGGTTTGTTGGCTGGTATTGCTGAGGCTGACCATCAAATCCGTGTCAAAGGTTTCCCCATCGAGACTGATTTCACTGTCATCATCGGCAGTAATCTTGATCTCTACTGCCCCGGCTGGAACAGTGTCGAGATTAATGGTAAACTCTGCAACCTCTCCCTCTTCCACAGGAGCGGAAATCTCGCTAATCTCAACTTGACCAGGGATTACTGGTTCATTATCAGTAATGGTGATCTCGGTGGATTCGATATTGAGAGTCAAGGGATATTTCTCGGAATCCCCAGTGCTGGTAATCTCGTAGCTGATGGTGCTGCTATGGTCACCTTCGACCAGAGTGTCATCCACTGCCTTGACCTTAATGGTTTCCTGGCTAGTATCGGTGAGGCTGACCATCAGTTCAGTCTCGAAGGTCTCCCCATCGAGACTGATTTCACTGTCCTCATCGGCAGTAATCTTGATCTCTACTGCCCCGGCTGGAACAGTGTCGAGATTAATGGTAAACTCTGCAACCTCTCCCTCTTCCACAGGAGCGGAAATCTCGCTAATCTCAACTTGACCAGGGATTACTGGTTCATTATCAGTAATGGTGATCTCGGTGGATTCGATATTGAGAGTCAAGGGATATTTCTCGGAATCCCCAGTGCTGGTAATCTCGTAGCTGATGGTGCTGCTATGGTCACCTTCGACCAGAGTGTCATCCACTGCCTTGACCTTAATGGTTTCCTGGCTAGTATCGGTGAGGCTGACCATCAATTCCGTGTCGAAGCTCTCCCCATCGAGACTGATTTCACTGTCCTCATCGGCAGTAATCTTGATCTCTACTGCCCCGGCTGGAACAGTGTCGAGATTAATGGTAAACTCTGCAACCTCTGCTTCTTCCACAGGAGCGGAAATCTCGCTAATCTCAACTTGACCAGGGATTACTGGTTCATTATCAGTAATGGTGATCTCGGTGGATTCGATATTGAGAGTCAAGGGATATTTCTCGGAATCCCCAGTGCTGGTAATCTCGTAGCTGATGGTGCTGCTATGGTCACCTTCGACCAGAGTGTCATCCACTGCCTTGACCTTAATGGTTTCCTGGCTAGTATCGGTGAGGCTGACCATCAATTCCGTGTCGAAGCTCTCCCCATCGAGACTGATTTCACTGTCCTCATCGGCAGTAATCTTGATCTCTACTGCCCCGGCTGGAACAGTGTCGAGATTAATGGTAAACTCTGCAACCTCTGCTTCTTCCACAGGAGCGGAAATCTCGCTAATCTCAACTTGACCAGGGATTACTGGTTCATTATCAGTAATGGTGATCTCGGTGGATTCGATATTGAGAGTCAAGGGATATTTCTCGGAATCCCCAGTGCTGGTAATCTCGTAGCTGATGGTGCTGCTATGGTCACCTTCGACCAGAGTGTCATCCACTGCCTTGACCTTAATGGTTTCCTGGCTAGTATCGGTGAGGCTGACCATCAATTCCGTGTCGAAGCTCTCCCCATCGAGACTGATTTCACTGTCCTCATCGGCAGTAATCTTGATCTCTACTGCCCCGGCTGGAACAGTGTCGAGATTAATGGTAAACTCTGCAACCTCTGCTTCTTCCACAGGAGCGGAAATCTCGCTAATCTCAACTTGACCAGGGATTACTGGTTCATTATCAGTAATGGTGATCTCGGTGGATTCGATATTGAGAGTCAAGGGATATTTCTCGGAATCCCCAGTGCTGGTAATCTCGTAGCTGATGGTGCTGCTATGGTCACCTTCGACCAGAGTGTCATCCACTGCCTTGACCTTAATGGTTTCCTGGCTAGTATCGGTGAGGCTGACCATCAATTCCGTGTCGAAGCTCTCCCCATCGAGACTGATTTCACTGTCCTCATCGGCAGTAATCTTGATCTCTACTGCCCCGGCTGGAACAGTGTCGAGATTAATGGTAAACTCTGCAACCTCTGCTTCTTCCACAGGAGCGGAAATCTCGCTAATCTCAACTTGACCAGGGATTACTGGTTCATTATCAGTAATGGTGATCTCGGTGGATTCGATATTGAGAGTCAAGGGATATTTCTCGGAATCCCCAGTGCTGGTAATCTCGTAGCTGATGGTGCTGCTATGGTCACCTTCGACCAGAGTGTCATCCACTGCCTTGACCTTAATGGTTTCCTGGCTAGTATCGGTGAGGCTGACCATCAATTCCGTGTCGAAGCTCTCCCCATCGAGACTGATTTCACTGTCCTCATCGGCAGTAATCTTGATCTCTACTGCCCCGGCTGGAACAGTGTCGAGATTAATGGTAAACTCTGCAACCTCTGCTTCTTCCACAGGAGCGGAAATCTCGCTAATCTCAACTTGACCAGGGATTACTGGTTCATTATCAGTAATGGTGATCTCGGTGGATTCGATATTGAGAGTCAAGGGATATTTCTCGGAATCCCCAGTGCTGGTAATCTCGTAGCTGATGGTGCTGCTATGGTCACCTTCGACCAGAGTGTCATCCACTGCCTTGACCTTAATGGTTTCCTGGCTAGTATCGGTGAGGCTGACCATCAATTCCGTGTCGAAGCTCTCCCCATCGAGACTGATTTCACTGTCCTCATCGGCAGTAATCTTGATCTCTACTGCCCCGGCTGGAACAGTGTCGAGATTAATGGTAAACTCTGCAACCTCTGCTTCTTCCACAGGAGCGGAAATCTCGCTAATCTCAACTTGACCAGGGATTACTGGTTCATTATCAGTAATGGTGATCTCGGTGGATTCGATATTGAGAGTCAAGGGATATTTCTCGGAATCCCCAGTGCTGGTAATCTCGTAGCTGATGGTGCTGCTATGGTCACCTTCGACCAGAGTGTCATCCACTGCCTTGACCTTAATGGTTTCCTGGCTAGTATCGGTGAGGCTGACCATCAGTTCAGTCTCGAAGGTCTCCCCATCGAGACTGATTTCACTGTCCTCATCGGCAGTAATCTTGATCTCTACTGCCCCGGCTGGAACAGTGTCGAGATTAATGGTAAACTCTGCAACCTCTCCTTCTTCCACAGGAGCGGAAATCTCGCTAATCTCAACTTGACCAGGAACAACTGCGTCATTATCAGTAATGGTGATCTGGCTGGATGGGATCTCGAGATCCAATGGATATTTGTCTAAATCCCCACTGCTGGTAATGGCATAGCTGATGGTACTGCTCTGCTCACCTTCGGGTAAATCGTCATCCACCGCCTGTACCTTAATGGTTTCGGCAGTAGTATTTTCTAGGGTTACTTTCACTTCCTTAGAGAAGGTAACCCCATCCAGACTGATTTCACTGTTGTCATCATCCGCAGTAATAGTAATCTCTACTACTCCAGCTGGAACAGTGTTTAGAGCAATGGTATACTCCCCAAGCTCTCCCTCTTCCAGAGGGGAAATCGGGGTGATAACCACTTGAGCAGGGTCGGTAATATTGGTAGTGAGTTCTCCATCTAAGCCAACAGTATAGTTTTCATCCTCGGAAGCTGTAACTTCGTAGCTGATTTTACTGCTGTGATCCCCTTCAAGCTGGTCATCATCTACCGGCTGCACCGTGATTTCTTTTTCCAGAGTCTCAGCGTTGAGAGTAATAACTTGCTCAGAAGCAAACTCTTCACCATCTACCTTGATTTCACTCTGGTCATCAGCAGTCAGCTTAACTGTTACATCCCCAGTGGGTCGGGTACTTAAAGCAACTGTGTAGATTCCCTCTTGACCCTCTTGGACAGACACAGGACCATCGATGAAAACAATTCCAGGGTCATCGTCTATAATATTGGCAGTATATGATGGCCCTTCTCCAAGAGGATAGTTCTCAAGATCGTCGCTACTGGTAACTGTGTGACTGATGGTGCTAGTGTGAACGCCTTCTACCAGAGCATCCTGAGCTGCTCGTACCGTAATGGTTTCTTCGAGTTTTTCTGGGTTAAGGCTAATGATTTGCTGAGAGTTAAAGTTGGTGCCATCAAGACTAATTGTACTCTGGTCATCAGCTTGGATAGTAATCTGTACTGCTCCGGTGGGAGGAGTATTCAAAGAAACTGTGTAAGTGCCTGAACCATTGTTTTCAGTGATAGTGATTGCCTGGCTGAAGATTAGCCCAGAGTCATTATCAGTAATATCGACAGTGACCTCTTCTGCTAGCTCGCCCAGGTCATAGTCTGGGTCTTCGGAAGCAATTTCATGGCTAATTTTGCTAGCGTGATCACCTTCGACCTGATCATCATCTAACCCCTGTACTGTAATTTCTTTTTCCAGGGTTTCAGCGTTGAGGATAATCTCTTGCTCAGGGGCAAACTCCCCGTCACCCACTTTGATTAGACTCTGGTCATCGGCTTTGATAGTGACTGTTACGTCACTAGTAGGCACAGTGCTTAAGCCAATTGTATAAGTATCTTCTTGACCTTCCTCAGCAGACAAGGTGGTCTCACTGAAAACAATTCCAGGATTATTATCTGTGATTGTGGCACTAAAGGAGCCGCTAGTTCCTATAGGATAGTTAGTGGTATCTCCGCTTTCAGTCACTGCGTGGCTGATAGTGCTGGTGTGAGTTCCTTCAACTAGATCGTCATCAACGGCTTGTACAGTAATTTCTTTTTCGAGTTTGTCCCCGGGCTCTTCGAGTTCTTCTGGGTTGAATGTAATGACTTGCTCTTTGGCAAACTCCCCTTCACCTACCTTTATCTCACTATCA includes:
- the hetR gene encoding heterocyst differentiation master regulator HetR produces the protein MINQSDLIKTLSPSAMDQIMLYLAFSALRTSGHRHGAFLDAAATAAKCAIYMTYLEQDGNIRMTGHLHHIEPKRVKVIVEEVRQALTEGKLLKMLGSQEPRYLIQFPYVWMEHYPWQPGQSRINGTSLDLEEKRNLEIKLPDHLPDAQIINSLQFFELIEFLHRRSQEDLPPKRRLPLSEALAEHIKRRLTYSGTVTRIDHTGGLPYYALTSSYYSPVDDKARTYTMIDETARYFRLMRNWAERQPQVMRGLEELDIPPEKINQAMEELDEIIRQWADRYHRDDGEPMVLQMVFGPLSE
- a CDS encoding TIGR00297 family protein, which produces MLYDSLSLNPWLVAVGVNTVFLAMVWIAPKKLLTPAGIVHAWILGVLIWGTLNWPGYTVVGFYFLVGSGVTRIGMAQKEAAGIAEKRSGARGPENVWGSALTGAICALGTLLLDAPYQQLLLLGYVASFATKLSDTTASEVGKAYGKRTFLITTLQPVARGTEGAVSLEGTLAGAIASAAIAFVGWGVGLVNLTGVFFCVIAAFIATNLESVIGATLQSKLEWLTNEVVNIINTMIGAIAVVLLALAWQWISQV
- a CDS encoding VOC family protein is translated as MKPVLFHLAFPVTDIEQTKVYYGDGLGCEIGRESRHAVILNLYGHQLVAHLTKEPLTPQGGIYPRHFGLVFTSLADWEALLSNAQQKQLPFYEQPKTRFPGQLTEHRTFFLQDPFYNLMEFKFYSDSSAIFGGRELAQIGDRI
- a CDS encoding Calx-beta domain-containing protein, with the protein product MANVILSQTTIQLTEGIAQPPTYTISLDPPPTQPVTVTLRTTDGQSQINVDDQGFSNEHTVVFSGNLEKTVTVQVNDDGIAEGVHPGTITHTVTATEDEENYPLNTELTPVSLDITDNDPGLYIQGTPTPIEGGENGTYEFGLSTAPDGNVTVEIETTDGQSEFSLDGGKTFVSSVEKTFTPTDFTTEITVQGIEDNILEGQHSSTITHTITQSQATQGQYSQGQNRQVFPTITDNNPDLLTFDNQTLSLEEGQEDGTYTIKADGLDGDITVTIKANGSSLIKVEDDQEFASEQMITLNSTTFEKTITVQAAEDSDVTGPQTVSISHEITNSNSLNFPLGKVGDVTVNIADNDPGVIITQPTGQILEGEENEYTIALSTNPNGPVTITLESDDDSDIKLPDGSGFVEQGTITLSDTTPQTIKVQATGNDDSSEGTPHESTITHTITDTDDTDNYPENTTIDNATIQIIDDSSSLFDFGTASSVEEGNDGNYTLRLTESPGGDVIVTIQADDQSLISIDGGSTFAASQEVRFSDTGAKTITVKPIDDSTVEGAHTSTITHTITDAPDGSDYKVNSKAGDVIVTITDNDPGLIITPATEPTEEGGDLTTYQVALSTTPTSDVTVTITTDGESELALSDDNLNFGTSRNILLSDTTPTTVTVRGTEDDKVEGLHTSTLRHETTDSRDPKYPEGEEEFTTIDIKDGTPGVIISNKSLSVSEGQEGTYTISLTTEPTQDVTVTITADEQGLISVDGEEFASQQVITLNQSTLEKEIKVQAVDDQPPEGIHSSIITHSIASADTNYSNENTPIEDVTATITDNDIGVVIIGTPQVTEGSTDTYEIGLSTQPTGNVKVTITADDETEISIDGTSFAPTQDVTFSDLTLQTITVRGKDDSEFRSLRDSTIKHAISESQDITNYPLDLEIPDVTAEITDDEPGVVIISNLDLTEGDMGTYEIGLNTPPLGGGSVEVTITADPQTRISTDGTNFASSLPIQLRGTTRQTITVQLVDDTAVEGDHSSTISHEITGSSDTTNYPLDQEIEDVTIDITDNDPGLIFDGAIAITEGGEEGTYKVALNTVPTGEVTVTLTADDDSEIKVGEGEFAKEQVITFNPEELEEPGDKLEKEITVQAVDDDLVEGTHTSTISHAVTESGDTTNYPIGTSGSFSATITDNNPGIVFSETTLSAEEGQEDTYTIGLSTVPTSDVTVTIKADDQSLIKVGDGEFAPEQEIILNAETLEKEITVQGLDDDQVEGDHASKISHEIASEDPDYDLGELAEEVTVDITDNDSGLIFSQAITITENNGSGTYTVSLNTPPTGAVQITIQADDQSTISLDGTNFNSQQIISLNPEKLEETITVRAAQDALVEGVHTSTISHTVTSSDDLENYPLGEGPSYTANIIDDDPGIVFIDGPVSVQEGQEGIYTVALSTRPTGDVTVKLTADDQSEIKVDGEEFASEQVITLNAETLEKEITVQPVDDDQLEGDHSSKISYEVTASEDENYTVGLDGELTTNITDPAQVVITPISPLEEGELGEYTIALNTVPAGVVEITITADDDNSEISLDGVTFSKEVKVTLENTTAETIKVQAVDDDLPEGEQSSTISYAITSSGDLDKYPLDLEIPSSQITITDNDAVVPGQVEISEISAPVEEGEVAEFTINLDTVPAGAVEIKITADEDSEISLDGETFETELMVSLTDTSQETIKVKAVDDTLVEGDHSSTISYEITSTGDSEKYPLTLNIESTEITITDNEPVIPGQVEISEISAPVEEAEVAEFTINLDTVPAGAVEIKITADEDSEISLDGESFDTELMVSLTDTSQETIKVKAVDDTLVEGDHSSTISYEITSTGDSEKYPLTLNIESTEITITDNEPVIPGQVEISEISAPVEEAEVAEFTINLDTVPAGAVEIKITADEDSEISLDGESFDTELMVSLTDTSQETIKVKAVDDTLVEGDHSSTISYEITSTGDSEKYPLTLNIESTEITITDNEPVIPGQVEISEISAPVEEAEVAEFTINLDTVPAGAVEIKITADEDSEISLDGESFDTELMVSLTDTSQETIKVKAVDDTLVEGDHSSTISYEITSTGDSEKYPLTLNIESTEITITDNEPVIPGQVEISEISAPVEEAEVAEFTINLDTVPAGAVEIKITADEDSEISLDGESFDTELMVSLTDTSQETIKVKAVDDTLVEGDHSSTISYEITSTGDSEKYPLTLNIESTEITITDNEPVIPGQVEISEISAPVEEAEVAEFTINLDTVPAGAVEIKITADEDSEISLDGESFDTELMVSLTDTSQETIKVKAVDDTLVEGDHSSTISYEITSTGDSEKYPLTLNIESTEITITDNEPVIPGQVEISEISAPVEEAEVAEFTINLDTVPAGAVEIKITADEDSEISLDGESFDTELMVSLTDTSQETIKVKAVDDTLVEGDHSSTISYEITSTGDSEKYPLTLNIESTEITITDNEPVIPGQVEISEISAPVEEGEVAEFTINLDTVPAGAVEIKITADEDSEISLDGETFETELMVSLTDTSQETIKVKAVDDTLVEGDHSSTISYEITSTGDSEKYPLTLNIESTEITITDNEPVIPGQVEISEISAPVEEGEVAEFTINLDTVPAGAVEIKITADDDSEISLDGETFDTDLMVSLSNTSQQTIKVKAVDDDVPEGDHSSTISYEITNTEDSERYPLDLEIPSTEIQITDNDADAAGQVLISEISGLTEGGEPGTYTIALDTVPAGPVEIKIMADEDSEISLDGQSFENEVMVSLSDLTPKTITVMAVDDNFLEGDHNTTISYTITNTGDEVKYPDTLNIPSTEITITDNESVTTTPEIIISESPILFEGGTGIYTVALTKTPTGEVEITIKADDQTEISLDGTTFASEQVLTFNEAKLQTITVRGLDDQEVEGDHESTISHEITKSEDSVNYPLGDVGLVTASIFDNDIPIVTITASDLEAAEKDQDPGSITITRSGDTSEELTVSYMTFGSTATADDYSETLNGSVTIAAGESSVELKITPEIDSRIDEGDETVNLVLNTSEDYNLVGKTFAQITIADDISSVPDKSTRFVWRNPLTGNNILWKIDDTHQVNTVSLPAETDLNLEIQGTGDFDGDGEMDDVFWLNKVTGAIQYWQGQGEEIKEMVLDAGEVNPLEWELTEFADFNGDLKDDILAYKPDTGELAILTIDADKLVNQGIIERDGQALLITQDTGWQIEGSGNFSGGDQHQILWRNQNTGQVGIWQIDGNELVDAAVVTRDDEPVLAPSSTGWQIEGVADFTDDGQEQILWYHSETGQIATWQMSDKKLVKGDIITRDGEPLGILSSTGWSIQGVADVDNDGKYDIVWNNSNTIAFWHLNGSELRDAMVIDQPPEAGFNPNLI